The Tenacibaculum jejuense genome includes a window with the following:
- a CDS encoding phosphoglycerate mutase family protein, with protein MKKIILLLSILLPLYLISQNESNITRFFFIRHAEKKLTQKDPDLTNKGVARAKEWANMFKHYKISKVFSTNYKRTIQTAQPIAKMYGLKIQIYDTKKINSKELIKRSKGENIVIVGHSNTIPFIVNRFIGKKKYKEINESIYGNLYIVTVQNGHKQDLLLSLK; from the coding sequence ATGAAAAAAATAATACTACTCTTATCAATTTTATTACCACTATACCTAATTTCTCAAAATGAATCGAATATTACTAGATTCTTTTTTATTCGTCATGCTGAAAAAAAACTAACTCAAAAAGATCCAGATTTAACAAATAAAGGAGTTGCAAGAGCTAAAGAATGGGCTAATATGTTTAAACATTATAAAATCAGTAAAGTCTTTTCTACAAATTATAAAAGAACTATTCAAACTGCACAACCTATTGCAAAAATGTATGGCTTAAAAATACAAATTTACGATACCAAAAAAATTAACTCCAAAGAATTAATTAAAAGATCAAAAGGTGAAAATATAGTTATTGTTGGACATAGTAATACAATACCTTTCATAGTAAATAGATTTATAGGAAAGAAAAAATATAAAGAAATAAATGAAAGCATCTATGGTAACTTATATATTGTGACTGTACAAAACGGACACAAACAAGATTTACTTCTTTCTCTAAAATAA
- a CDS encoding S8 family serine peptidase yields the protein MKNFSKFSLGALVVSTLLITSCQNENTGDNGLDTNVEANASEGNVIPGQYIVVFKETSVTPTSRLLSKTRFTDRNLKAKAVDDISDKSIAKMKTILSENGLDQTNVLDYYTTKISGLAVKLSDVELQKLSQDPNVAAIEHDRVVELPDFKVEDVQSRGISQRMAQQTPCGISRAGGFANGAAKDEWIWIIDSGIDLDHPDLNVVTNTTYARSFVGGSANDCNGHGTHVAGTAAAINNNIGVVGVSAGARVVPVRVFGCGGSSATSTILAGINHVGRYDIAGDVANLSLGGFFGSGCGSNSSYVSAIRGLGNAGTFVSIAAGNSSANAANYDPACINGTNIFTVASMTCNRGFSSFSNYNMNPVDVIATGSSVRSTYLNGGYATLSGTSMAAPHVAGIMHARGGAPRTSGSVSNRGENYPIAVR from the coding sequence ATGAAAAATTTTAGTAAATTTTCTTTGGGTGCATTAGTAGTTTCTACTTTACTAATCACATCATGTCAAAACGAAAACACAGGAGACAATGGTCTAGACACTAACGTTGAAGCTAACGCTAGTGAAGGAAATGTAATTCCAGGACAATACATTGTTGTTTTCAAGGAAACTTCTGTTACTCCAACATCTAGATTATTATCAAAAACTAGATTTACAGACAGAAATTTAAAAGCAAAAGCAGTAGATGATATTTCTGACAAATCTATTGCTAAAATGAAAACTATTTTATCTGAAAACGGATTAGATCAAACTAACGTTTTAGATTATTACACTACTAAAATTTCTGGTTTAGCTGTTAAATTAAGCGATGTTGAGTTACAAAAATTATCTCAAGATCCTAATGTAGCTGCTATCGAACACGATAGAGTTGTTGAGCTTCCAGATTTTAAAGTAGAAGATGTTCAATCTAGAGGAATTTCTCAAAGAATGGCACAACAAACACCATGTGGAATTTCAAGAGCTGGTGGTTTTGCTAACGGTGCTGCAAAAGATGAGTGGATTTGGATTATTGATAGTGGTATCGATTTAGATCATCCAGATTTAAATGTAGTTACTAACACTACATATGCAAGATCTTTTGTTGGTGGTTCTGCTAACGATTGTAACGGTCATGGTACACACGTAGCTGGAACAGCGGCTGCAATTAATAATAATATTGGTGTAGTTGGTGTATCTGCTGGAGCAAGAGTTGTACCTGTAAGAGTATTTGGTTGTGGTGGATCTAGTGCTACTTCAACTATTTTAGCTGGTATCAATCACGTAGGTAGATACGATATCGCTGGTGATGTTGCTAACTTAAGTTTAGGTGGATTCTTTGGTTCTGGATGTGGAAGTAATTCTTCATATGTAAGTGCTATTAGAGGTTTAGGAAACGCTGGTACATTTGTATCTATAGCTGCTGGAAACAGTTCTGCTAACGCTGCAAATTATGACCCTGCTTGTATTAATGGTACAAACATTTTTACAGTAGCTTCTATGACTTGTAACCGTGGTTTTTCTTCTTTCTCAAACTACAACATGAATCCTGTTGATGTTATTGCAACTGGTAGTAGCGTAAGAAGTACATACTTAAATGGTGGTTATGCTACTTTAAGCGGAACTTCTATGGCGGCTCCTCACGTAGCTGGAATTATGCATGCTAGAGGTGGTGCTCCAAGGACTTCTGGTTCTGTTAGTAATAGAGGTGAAAACTATCCTATTGCTGTTAGATAA
- a CDS encoding S8 family serine peptidase, which produces MKNFSKFSLGALLVSSLLMTSCQNENTTADSDIDANIEANASEGNIIPGQYIVVFKETSVTPTSKLLSKTKFTDRGLKSKAVDDISEKSIAKMKTILSENGLSQSNVLDFYTTKISAMSVKLNQQEYGQLAKDPNVDFIEHDRVVELQDFKIESVQNNDLSQRMAQQTPCGISKAGGFVNGAGKDAWIWVVDSGIDLDHPDLNVVTNSTYARSFVGGSPDDCNGHGTHVAGTAAAINNNIGVVGVSAGASVVPVRVFGCGPSSATSTILAGINHVGRYDLAGDIVNLSLGGFFGSNCASRTSYRSAVLALSNGGSYVAIAAGNSGANAANYDPACINGSRIYTVANMSCDERFAATSNYNMNPIDVIATGTDVLSTWPGGRYATLSGTSMAAPHVAGIMHARGGAPRTSGSVRNRGENYPIAVR; this is translated from the coding sequence ATGAAAAATTTTAGTAAATTTTCCCTAGGTGCATTATTAGTATCATCACTATTAATGACCTCATGTCAAAATGAAAACACAACAGCTGATAGCGATATAGACGCTAACATTGAAGCTAACGCTAGCGAAGGAAACATTATTCCTGGTCAGTACATTGTTGTTTTCAAAGAAACTTCAGTAACCCCAACTTCAAAACTTTTATCTAAAACTAAATTTACAGACAGAGGATTAAAAAGTAAAGCTGTTGATGACATCTCTGAAAAATCTATTGCTAAGATGAAAACTATTTTATCTGAAAATGGTTTAAGTCAATCTAATGTATTAGATTTTTACACTACAAAAATTTCTGCAATGTCTGTAAAGTTAAATCAGCAAGAGTATGGACAATTAGCTAAAGATCCAAATGTTGATTTTATTGAGCATGATAGAGTTGTTGAACTTCAAGATTTTAAGATCGAGAGTGTGCAGAACAACGATTTATCTCAAAGAATGGCTCAACAAACTCCATGTGGTATCTCTAAAGCTGGTGGTTTTGTAAACGGTGCTGGTAAAGATGCTTGGATTTGGGTAGTAGATAGTGGTATCGATTTAGATCACCCAGATTTAAATGTAGTTACAAACTCTACTTACGCTAGATCATTTGTAGGTGGTTCTCCAGACGATTGTAATGGTCACGGTACTCACGTAGCTGGAACAGCTGCTGCAATTAATAACAACATTGGTGTTGTTGGTGTATCTGCTGGAGCTTCTGTAGTTCCTGTAAGAGTTTTCGGTTGTGGACCATCAAGTGCTACTTCTACAATTTTAGCTGGAATTAATCATGTTGGTAGATATGATTTAGCTGGTGATATTGTAAACTTAAGTTTAGGTGGTTTCTTTGGTTCTAACTGTGCTTCAAGAACTTCTTACAGAAGTGCTGTATTAGCTTTATCAAATGGAGGTTCTTATGTTGCAATAGCTGCTGGAAACAGTGGAGCTAATGCTGCTAACTACGATCCTGCTTGTATTAATGGTAGTAGAATTTATACTGTTGCTAATATGTCTTGTGATGAAAGATTTGCTGCTACTTCTAATTACAACATGAATCCTATTGATGTAATTGCTACTGGTACAGATGTATTATCTACTTGGCCAGGTGGAAGATATGCTACATTAAGTGGTACTTCTATGGCTGCTCCTCATGTTGCTGGTATTATGCATGCAAGAGGTGGTGCTCCAAGAACTTCTGGTTCTGTTCGTAATAGAGGTGAAAATTATCCTATCGCAGTAAGATAA
- a CDS encoding cobyric acid synthase: MKMTQKLRPIMLVGTGSDVGKSMLVTGICRILKQKGFTPAPFKAQNMSLNSFVTKDGLEIGRAQAVQAEAAGISCTTEMNPVLLKPSGANKSQVILHGKPIGDQTARSYFLGNNKQELFKEVKNAFNTLQEQFNPIVLEGAGSISELNLKHRDIVNMRMAKHANADVYLVADIDRGGVFASVYGSIVLLDDDERKLIKGIIINKFRGDISLFEEGKKMIEELTNVPVLGVIPFAKDIYIEEEDSLALDTKNKAFTSGKINIAVLLLPFISNFTDFNRLEKDERVHLFYTRTREDLKKADIIIIPGSKNTIADMQFLRNAELAQEILNAYEQKKKIVGICGGFQMLGRSISDPHHVENEIQTIPGLGIIPADTIMASEKTTLQCNFKFKEYSDTCTGYEIHMGITSFEHQQKLNTVNGNSEGYYDENCWGTYIHGIFDNSVVIDDLLSDFTIEQNTTIFDYKKYKEENYDKLAIHLESNLDMDYIIRQMHS; this comes from the coding sequence ATGAAGATGACTCAAAAATTACGTCCAATAATGCTAGTTGGAACCGGTTCAGATGTTGGTAAAAGCATGTTAGTAACTGGTATTTGTCGTATTTTAAAACAAAAAGGGTTTACTCCTGCCCCATTTAAAGCCCAAAACATGTCTTTAAATAGTTTTGTGACTAAAGACGGATTAGAAATTGGAAGAGCACAAGCAGTTCAAGCGGAAGCTGCGGGAATTTCATGTACTACAGAAATGAATCCGGTTTTACTAAAACCTTCTGGAGCAAATAAATCTCAAGTCATTTTACACGGAAAACCAATTGGAGATCAAACTGCTCGTTCCTACTTTTTAGGAAATAACAAACAAGAGCTTTTTAAAGAAGTTAAAAATGCTTTTAATACTCTTCAAGAACAATTTAATCCTATAGTTTTAGAAGGTGCTGGTAGTATTAGCGAATTGAATTTAAAACACAGAGATATTGTAAATATGCGCATGGCTAAACATGCGAATGCTGATGTATATTTAGTTGCCGACATTGATCGTGGAGGTGTTTTTGCTAGTGTTTATGGTAGTATTGTATTACTTGACGATGATGAAAGGAAACTGATTAAAGGAATCATTATTAATAAATTTAGAGGTGATATTTCTTTATTTGAAGAAGGAAAGAAAATGATTGAAGAACTCACTAATGTTCCTGTATTAGGTGTTATTCCTTTTGCTAAAGATATATACATCGAAGAAGAAGATTCTCTAGCTTTAGATACTAAAAATAAAGCTTTCACTTCTGGAAAAATTAATATTGCTGTACTGCTATTACCGTTTATTTCTAATTTTACTGATTTTAATAGATTAGAAAAAGATGAACGAGTACATTTATTTTATACTCGCACACGAGAAGATCTTAAAAAAGCAGATATTATTATTATTCCGGGAAGTAAAAACACAATTGCTGATATGCAATTTTTACGAAATGCTGAACTTGCTCAAGAGATCTTGAATGCATATGAACAAAAGAAAAAAATTGTAGGTATCTGTGGTGGATTTCAAATGTTAGGTCGTTCTATTTCTGATCCACATCATGTTGAAAATGAAATCCAAACTATACCTGGTTTGGGAATTATTCCTGCTGATACGATAATGGCTTCAGAAAAAACAACACTACAATGTAATTTTAAGTTTAAAGAATATTCTGATACTTGTACTGGTTACGAAATTCATATGGGAATTACCTCTTTTGAACATCAACAAAAACTAAATACTGTTAATGGTAATTCAGAAGGATATTATGATGAAAATTGTTGGGGAACTTACATTCATGGAATCTTTGATAATAGTGTAGTAATTGATGATCTTTTAAGTGATTTTACCATTGAGCAAAACACAACAATTTTCGACTATAAAAAATATAAGGAAGAAAACTACGATAAACTTGCTATTCATTTAGAATCGAATTTAGACATGGATTACATCATTCGTCAAATGCATTCGTAA
- a CDS encoding pyridoxal phosphate-dependent aminotransferase: MIEYGHGDDTHKFNGIDFKANFSSNVYNLGAHAELKEYLKKQLDLIESYPAPSSENFIQLLSKHHYISNQNCLVTNGATEAFYLITNTFYGSSATICTPSFSEYEQAGKANSLQLEFIDRKSVLQHKFTTKLAFICNPNNPDGFENTSEEIATVAKSYPDTYFIIDEAYTEFTSSSISCIDLLSKHPNIILVKSLTKLFCVPGLRLGYILSSSPIINKLLQHKMPWNVNSLALQAGEFIFKNYNKILPDFESYFSDAIALQNEINKLDGFEVIPTNTSYFLVRLSQPKASELKSYLVNSHQLLIRNASNFRTLDEHYIRIASQTPEKNALLIKALRSWNN; encoded by the coding sequence ATGATAGAATACGGACACGGAGACGATACACATAAGTTCAACGGAATTGATTTTAAAGCAAATTTTAGTTCTAATGTATATAATTTAGGAGCCCATGCCGAGCTTAAAGAATATTTAAAAAAACAACTAGACCTAATAGAAAGCTATCCTGCTCCAAGCAGTGAAAATTTCATCCAATTACTTAGTAAACATCATTATATTTCGAATCAAAATTGCTTAGTAACTAATGGAGCAACTGAAGCTTTTTATTTAATCACGAATACTTTTTACGGAAGTAGCGCTACTATTTGCACACCTTCTTTTTCTGAATACGAACAAGCTGGAAAAGCCAATAGTTTACAGTTAGAATTTATTGATCGTAAATCTGTGCTTCAACATAAATTCACAACTAAACTGGCTTTTATTTGTAACCCTAATAATCCTGATGGTTTTGAAAATACTAGTGAAGAAATTGCTACTGTAGCAAAATCATATCCTGACACCTATTTTATTATCGACGAAGCCTATACAGAATTTACAAGCAGTTCTATTTCTTGTATTGACTTGTTATCAAAACACCCAAATATTATTCTCGTAAAATCGTTAACAAAGCTATTTTGTGTTCCAGGTTTACGTTTAGGTTATATACTTAGCTCCTCTCCTATTATTAACAAACTTTTACAACATAAAATGCCTTGGAATGTAAATAGTCTTGCTTTACAAGCTGGTGAATTCATTTTTAAAAATTATAACAAAATTCTACCTGATTTTGAATCTTATTTTTCTGATGCAATAGCTTTACAAAATGAGATAAATAAATTAGATGGCTTTGAAGTAATTCCTACAAATACAAGTTATTTTTTAGTTCGCTTATCACAACCAAAAGCCTCAGAATTAAAATCATACCTAGTCAATTCTCACCAACTATTAATACGAAATGCTTCAAATTTCAGAACTTTAGACGAACATTATATCAGAATTGCTAGTCAAACTCCAGAAAAAAACGCCTTATTAATTAAAGCTTTACGCTCATGGAACAATTAA
- the cbiB gene encoding adenosylcobinamide-phosphate synthase CbiB yields the protein MEQLIFLLPLGIAYILDLILGDPRWLPHPIRLFGNLIALGERKLNQGKSRFSKGMLLTLILTSGTFLSFYLIQFLLKPYPIVYVIVQSIFLFYAIANKSLIEEGKAVFDELTKGIIQGRKRLSWIVGRDTSQLNEQQIKTAVFETLSENLSDGVIAPLFFYAILGVPGAMLYKMVNTLDSMIGYKNERYFYFGKFAAKLDDVFNYIPSRITAVIMLLISGKIKHLFNVFKEGKKHTSPNAGYPEAALAYIIKCRFGGPNYYHGKLIDKPFIGIHDRKIEDHEFSTVARINHATTFFFIVVCGLLYYFCC from the coding sequence ATGGAACAATTAATATTTTTACTTCCTTTAGGTATTGCTTATATATTAGATTTAATTTTAGGTGATCCTAGATGGTTACCACATCCCATCCGTTTATTTGGAAATTTAATTGCATTAGGAGAACGAAAATTGAATCAAGGTAAGTCTCGATTTTCAAAAGGTATGTTGTTGACTTTAATACTTACTTCTGGTACATTTCTTTCATTCTACCTCATACAATTTCTATTAAAACCGTATCCCATTGTATATGTAATAGTTCAAAGTATATTTTTATTCTATGCCATTGCCAATAAAAGTTTGATTGAAGAAGGTAAAGCTGTATTTGATGAATTAACTAAAGGAATTATACAAGGAAGAAAAAGATTATCGTGGATTGTAGGTAGAGATACTTCTCAACTGAATGAACAACAAATTAAAACAGCTGTTTTTGAAACTTTATCAGAAAATTTAAGTGATGGTGTAATTGCTCCATTATTTTTTTATGCAATACTAGGAGTTCCTGGTGCTATGTTATATAAAATGGTAAACACGTTAGATTCTATGATTGGCTACAAAAACGAACGTTATTTTTATTTTGGAAAATTTGCTGCGAAACTAGATGATGTCTTTAATTATATTCCTTCAAGAATAACGGCTGTGATTATGCTACTTATTTCAGGAAAAATAAAACATCTTTTCAATGTTTTTAAAGAAGGAAAAAAACATACGAGTCCAAATGCAGGATATCCAGAAGCTGCTTTAGCGTATATCATAAAATGTAGATTTGGAGGTCCGAATTATTATCACGGTAAACTTATAGACAAACCATTTATAGGAATACATGATCGTAAAATTGAAGATCATGAATTTTCAACAGTAGCAAGAATAAATCATGCTACTACATTTTTCTTTATTGTAGTATGTGGATTGCTTTACTACTTTTGTTGTTGA
- a CDS encoding AAA family ATPase, which translates to MKRYIITGAPSTGKTTLINSLQENGHTVFEEVSRRIIISEQQKNSNKTPWEDVSGFTKLVHQQTIKELHTPIHQHAFVDRGLADNIAYLQLKKQPVSDEFLDFDYQKFYHKTVFFCPLWKEIYTQDEQRLQSFEEAKQLQNLLLNTYNDLGFTILEIPKTTVSERLHFINTSLK; encoded by the coding sequence ATGAAAAGATACATTATAACAGGAGCTCCAAGTACTGGGAAAACTACACTTATTAATTCATTACAAGAAAACGGACATACAGTTTTTGAAGAAGTATCTCGAAGAATTATAATTTCTGAACAACAAAAAAACAGTAATAAAACACCTTGGGAAGATGTTTCTGGTTTCACAAAACTTGTTCACCAGCAAACTATTAAAGAATTACATACACCTATTCATCAACATGCTTTTGTAGATAGAGGCTTGGCAGATAATATTGCGTATTTACAATTAAAAAAACAACCTGTTTCTGATGAATTTTTAGATTTCGATTATCAAAAATTTTATCATAAAACCGTCTTTTTTTGTCCACTTTGGAAAGAAATCTACACGCAAGACGAACAACGATTACAGTCTTTTGAAGAAGCTAAACAGCTACAAAACTTATTATTAAACACATATAATGATTTAGGTTTTACCATTCTTGAAATTCCAAAAACAACTGTTAGTGAACGCTTACATTTCATTAACACTTCACTAAAATAA